Proteins found in one Pelmatolapia mariae isolate MD_Pm_ZW linkage group LG7, Pm_UMD_F_2, whole genome shotgun sequence genomic segment:
- the LOC134630271 gene encoding granzyme B(G,H)-like, whose protein sequence is MMEITMATNGLNWWGRAVLTADTVRSLMVVTVPETSEFATGIIHGEKAPENSMQYMVSVQDNKGRHVCGGFLITEDFVLTSAHCDDFNPAYVVLGNHNLKKADHQKIRIEKKIIHQRYANIQHGNDIMLLQLSEKVRLGHRVQTVQLPPAEINLQENQVCQVAGWGKTKPDGESVDELRVVDVSVVKPKVCDKQWPGLPANVTCAGGYKTTKGFCQGDSGGPLVCDRFAVGLVSFNYESNCNYPNKPNVYTDISKYRRWIDEVLRQNPNPELLAGQILFISCGGFLGLPLKDTQRYATLNRFPHLFMFPYHHECL, encoded by the exons ATGATGGAGATTACTATGGCAACAAATGGCTTGAACTGGTGGGGCAG AGCCGTCCTCACAGCAGACACCGTGAGGTCACTAATGGTTGTGACGGTGCCGGAGACTTCAG AGTTTGCAACAGGAATTATTCATGGAGAAAAAGCTCCGGAGAACTCGATGCAGTACATGGTGTCAGTGCAGGATAACAAGGGTCGACATGTCTGTGGAGGTTTCCTCATCACTGAAGACTTTGTGCTCACTAGTGCACACTGTGATGACTT TAACCCCGCATACGTCGTTCTCGGCAACCACAATCTGAAGAAGGCTGATCATCAGAAAATaaggattgaaaaaaaaatcatccatcAGAGATATGCAAATATTCAACATGGTAATGACATCATGTTACTCCAA CTCTCTGAGAAAGTTCGATTAGGCCACAGAGTACAGACAGTTCAGCTTCCACCTGCTGAAATAAACCTACAAGAAAATCAAGTGTGTCAGGTGGCTGGATGGGGAAAAACTAAACCTGATGGTGAATCTGTTGATGAGCTGAGGGTGGTGGACGTGTCTGTCGTTAAACCAAAGGTCTGTGACAAACAGTGGCCTGGTCTTCCTGCCAATGTTACCTGTGCAGGTGGATATAAGACAACCAAAGGATTCTGTCAG GGTGATTCTGGTGGTCCTCTGGTGTGCGACAGGTTCGCTGTTGGTCTCGTTTCCTTCAACTATGAGAGTAACTGTAACTACCCCAATAAACCCAACGTCTATACGGACATCTCAAAGTACCGTAGATGGATCGACGAGGTTCTGCGCCAGAACCCTAACCCAGAACTTCTGGCAGGTCAA ATCCTGTTCATCAGCTGTGGAGGGTTTTTGGGTCTACCACTTAAGGACACGCAGAGATATGCCACGCTGAACAGATTTCCGCATCTGTTCATGTTTCCTTATCATCACGAGTGCCTCTGA